The following proteins are encoded in a genomic region of Gossypium hirsutum isolate 1008001.06 chromosome D05, Gossypium_hirsutum_v2.1, whole genome shotgun sequence:
- the LOC107904721 gene encoding protein LNK2 isoform X1 has translation MFDWNDEELKNIIWDDSGETDSLIVPYQEGSENCCSKKEWSQATAVIKPNEQKKPGDEVDLCERKLGGSSNFNTKGGIDTSGVGIGSWPELSLSNAAKTDQNSMGSEVSNSLVEVTKCSSDNAETAELGKDPENFQNPSEGKEQGDLVDYSWANIGSFDDLDRIFSNDDPIFGNVSFGSAYELWSSSKEVTDSPGKSFPTTLDSPSIGIGALKSTSEPLELKSEYEEQDNQLFALSYGKPGGSTSHGLHNEEFPGDKRKSVIEGQINVETAGKRSASKSHLNAEKVVTLDELAKRAGKLNKLLKFQKRAEEIGETKPVQDLYDTWTPSGNPLAEYENKLATSMVKSSPTSVVNQQKQLRESDSLQYQHISNSFVAPSTYGNLLNQCPAIPALSNIQSGEFYQQPLLSCYNVSPGKANQVKRSVKVAATPLSMTPQEKIEKLRRRQQMQALFAIQKQQQQFTNQVPCINHSIIQKSTQENQFPHIGGADIEDHSVPASFDPASPREQDDSNTVSVVIDDCSLEETVLYQLQDIITKLDVRIRLCIRDSLYRLAQNAMQRHHANGTSCNNKSGRDENKVAKEENKNYNRMSEAETETNPIDRAVAHLLFHRPLELSGKHTGTPESPASVKFPFEHKSAGLMSLPMGCVSDNSQVKQNLSHQVSKVPSPLMDSQPVEQFKNSPCLDTSKNASTYGPADGAPEEVEASQ, from the exons ATGTTTGATTGGAACGACGAAGAG CTAAAGAATATAATATGGGATGATTCTGGTGAGACTGACAGCCTTATAGTACCTTACCAAGAGGGAAGTGAAAACTGTTGTAGTAAGAAGGAATGGAGTCAAGCAACTGCAGTCATAAAGCCTAATGAGCAAAAGAAACCTGGAGATGAAGTTGATCTTTGTGAAAGAAAGTTGGGTGGGAGTTCCAATTTCAATACAAAGGGAGGGATTGACACCTCAGGAGTCGGCATTGGTTCGTGGCCAGAGTTATCTTTATCTAATGCAGCAAAAACTGATCAGAATTCCATGGGTAGCGAAGTCTCTAACAGTTTGGTTGAAGTAACTAAATGCAGTTCAGACAATG CAGAGACAGCTGAACTTGGTAAAgatcctgaaaattttcaaaatcccaGTGAAGGTAAAGAACAAGGTGATTTAGTTGACTACAGCTGGGCTAACATTGGAAGTTTTGATGATCTTGATCGAATTTTTAG CAATGATGACCCAATATTTGGCAATGTAAGTTTTGGTAGTGCTTATGAGTTATGGTCCTCATCTAAAGAGGTAACAGACAGCCCAGGGAAATCCTTTCCTACTACCTTGGACTCTCCTAGCATAGGGATTGGAGCATTAAAGAGCACATCTGAGCCTTTGGAACTCAAAAGTGAGTATGAGGAACAAGATAACCAGTTATTTGCCCTTAGCTATGGGAAACCAGGTGGTTCTACATCTCATGGTCTGCACAATGAAGAATTTCCTGGAGATAAAAGAAAATCCGTAATTGAGGGGCAG ATTAATGTGGAAACTGCAGGGAAAAGAAGTGCATCAAAGTCTCATCTCAATGCTGAAAAAGTTGTGACCCTTGATGAATTGGCTAAAAGG GCAGGCAAGTTGAATAAgctattgaaatttcaaaaacgAGCTGAAGAAATAGGTGAGACAAAACCGGTACAGGACTTATACGATACCTGGACTCCGTCTGGAAACCCATTGGCTGAATATGAAAATAAGTTGGCTACCTCCATGGTAAAATCTTCTCCAACTTCAGTTGTAAATCAGCAGAAGCAGCTTCGAGAATCTGACTCGCTGCAGTACCAACACATCTCCAATTCATTTGTAGCCCCTTCTACATATGGGAATCTTTTAAACCAATGTCCTGCAATACCTGCTTTATCCAACATCCAGTCTGGTGAATTTTATCAGCAACCCTTACTTTCTTGTTATAATGTTTCCCCTGGTAAGGCGAATCAGGTAAAAAGATCAGTTAAGGTTGCTGCTACACCCTTGAGCATGACACCTCAGGAAAAAATAGAAAAGCTGAGGCGGCGTCAACAAATGCAAGCACTGTTTGCCATTCAGAAACAACAGCAGCAGTTTACCAATCAAGTTCCATGTATCAATCACTCTATCATTCAAAAATCTACTCAAGAAAATCAATTTCCTCACATTGGAGGAGCCGATATTGAAGATCATAGTGTTCCTGCCTCTTTTGACCCAGCCTCGCCTCGAGAGCAAGATGATTCTAACACAGTCTCTGTTGTAATTGATGACTGTTCACTGGAGGAAACAGTACTTTATCAGCTACAAGATATAATCACAAAG TTGGATGTGAGAATTAGACTTTGCATAAGAGATAGCTTGTACCGGTTGGCTCAAAACGCAATGCAGAGACATCATGCTAATGGCACTAGCTGTAATAACAAAAGTGGCAGGGATGAAAATAAAGTTGcgaaagaagaaaataagaatTATAACAG GATGTCAGAGGCTGAAACTGAGACCAATCCAATTGACCGTGCTGTTGCTCATTTACTCTTCCATCGGCCTCTGGAGTTGTCTGGAAAGCATACTGGGACACCTGAATCGCCTGCTTCTGTAAAATTCCCATTTGAACACAAATCTGCTGGTTTAATGAGTTTGCCGATGGGTTGCGTATCAGACAATTCACAAGTTAAACAAAACCTTTCGCACCAGGTATCAAAAGTTCCTTCCCCATTGATGGATTCCCAACCAGTGGAGCAATTTAAGAACAGCCCTTGCTTAGATACTTCCAAGAATGCATCGACTTATGGGCCTGCAGACGGTGCACCTGAGGAGGTAGAGGCCTCGCAATGA
- the LOC107904721 gene encoding protein LNK2 isoform X2: MFDWNDEELKNIIWDDSGETDSLIVPYQEGSENCCSKKEWSQATAVIKPNEQKKPGDEVDLCERKLGGSSNFNTKGGIDTSGVGIGSWPELSLSNAAKTDQNSMGSEVSNSLVEVTKCSSDNETAELGKDPENFQNPSEGKEQGDLVDYSWANIGSFDDLDRIFSNDDPIFGNVSFGSAYELWSSSKEVTDSPGKSFPTTLDSPSIGIGALKSTSEPLELKSEYEEQDNQLFALSYGKPGGSTSHGLHNEEFPGDKRKSVIEGQINVETAGKRSASKSHLNAEKVVTLDELAKRAGKLNKLLKFQKRAEEIGETKPVQDLYDTWTPSGNPLAEYENKLATSMVKSSPTSVVNQQKQLRESDSLQYQHISNSFVAPSTYGNLLNQCPAIPALSNIQSGEFYQQPLLSCYNVSPGKANQVKRSVKVAATPLSMTPQEKIEKLRRRQQMQALFAIQKQQQQFTNQVPCINHSIIQKSTQENQFPHIGGADIEDHSVPASFDPASPREQDDSNTVSVVIDDCSLEETVLYQLQDIITKLDVRIRLCIRDSLYRLAQNAMQRHHANGTSCNNKSGRDENKVAKEENKNYNRMSEAETETNPIDRAVAHLLFHRPLELSGKHTGTPESPASVKFPFEHKSAGLMSLPMGCVSDNSQVKQNLSHQVSKVPSPLMDSQPVEQFKNSPCLDTSKNASTYGPADGAPEEVEASQ; the protein is encoded by the exons ATGTTTGATTGGAACGACGAAGAG CTAAAGAATATAATATGGGATGATTCTGGTGAGACTGACAGCCTTATAGTACCTTACCAAGAGGGAAGTGAAAACTGTTGTAGTAAGAAGGAATGGAGTCAAGCAACTGCAGTCATAAAGCCTAATGAGCAAAAGAAACCTGGAGATGAAGTTGATCTTTGTGAAAGAAAGTTGGGTGGGAGTTCCAATTTCAATACAAAGGGAGGGATTGACACCTCAGGAGTCGGCATTGGTTCGTGGCCAGAGTTATCTTTATCTAATGCAGCAAAAACTGATCAGAATTCCATGGGTAGCGAAGTCTCTAACAGTTTGGTTGAAGTAACTAAATGCAGTTCAGACAATG AGACAGCTGAACTTGGTAAAgatcctgaaaattttcaaaatcccaGTGAAGGTAAAGAACAAGGTGATTTAGTTGACTACAGCTGGGCTAACATTGGAAGTTTTGATGATCTTGATCGAATTTTTAG CAATGATGACCCAATATTTGGCAATGTAAGTTTTGGTAGTGCTTATGAGTTATGGTCCTCATCTAAAGAGGTAACAGACAGCCCAGGGAAATCCTTTCCTACTACCTTGGACTCTCCTAGCATAGGGATTGGAGCATTAAAGAGCACATCTGAGCCTTTGGAACTCAAAAGTGAGTATGAGGAACAAGATAACCAGTTATTTGCCCTTAGCTATGGGAAACCAGGTGGTTCTACATCTCATGGTCTGCACAATGAAGAATTTCCTGGAGATAAAAGAAAATCCGTAATTGAGGGGCAG ATTAATGTGGAAACTGCAGGGAAAAGAAGTGCATCAAAGTCTCATCTCAATGCTGAAAAAGTTGTGACCCTTGATGAATTGGCTAAAAGG GCAGGCAAGTTGAATAAgctattgaaatttcaaaaacgAGCTGAAGAAATAGGTGAGACAAAACCGGTACAGGACTTATACGATACCTGGACTCCGTCTGGAAACCCATTGGCTGAATATGAAAATAAGTTGGCTACCTCCATGGTAAAATCTTCTCCAACTTCAGTTGTAAATCAGCAGAAGCAGCTTCGAGAATCTGACTCGCTGCAGTACCAACACATCTCCAATTCATTTGTAGCCCCTTCTACATATGGGAATCTTTTAAACCAATGTCCTGCAATACCTGCTTTATCCAACATCCAGTCTGGTGAATTTTATCAGCAACCCTTACTTTCTTGTTATAATGTTTCCCCTGGTAAGGCGAATCAGGTAAAAAGATCAGTTAAGGTTGCTGCTACACCCTTGAGCATGACACCTCAGGAAAAAATAGAAAAGCTGAGGCGGCGTCAACAAATGCAAGCACTGTTTGCCATTCAGAAACAACAGCAGCAGTTTACCAATCAAGTTCCATGTATCAATCACTCTATCATTCAAAAATCTACTCAAGAAAATCAATTTCCTCACATTGGAGGAGCCGATATTGAAGATCATAGTGTTCCTGCCTCTTTTGACCCAGCCTCGCCTCGAGAGCAAGATGATTCTAACACAGTCTCTGTTGTAATTGATGACTGTTCACTGGAGGAAACAGTACTTTATCAGCTACAAGATATAATCACAAAG TTGGATGTGAGAATTAGACTTTGCATAAGAGATAGCTTGTACCGGTTGGCTCAAAACGCAATGCAGAGACATCATGCTAATGGCACTAGCTGTAATAACAAAAGTGGCAGGGATGAAAATAAAGTTGcgaaagaagaaaataagaatTATAACAG GATGTCAGAGGCTGAAACTGAGACCAATCCAATTGACCGTGCTGTTGCTCATTTACTCTTCCATCGGCCTCTGGAGTTGTCTGGAAAGCATACTGGGACACCTGAATCGCCTGCTTCTGTAAAATTCCCATTTGAACACAAATCTGCTGGTTTAATGAGTTTGCCGATGGGTTGCGTATCAGACAATTCACAAGTTAAACAAAACCTTTCGCACCAGGTATCAAAAGTTCCTTCCCCATTGATGGATTCCCAACCAGTGGAGCAATTTAAGAACAGCCCTTGCTTAGATACTTCCAAGAATGCATCGACTTATGGGCCTGCAGACGGTGCACCTGAGGAGGTAGAGGCCTCGCAATGA
- the LOC107904721 gene encoding protein LNK2 isoform X3 → MGSEVSNSLVEVTKCSSDNAETAELGKDPENFQNPSEGKEQGDLVDYSWANIGSFDDLDRIFSNDDPIFGNVSFGSAYELWSSSKEVTDSPGKSFPTTLDSPSIGIGALKSTSEPLELKSEYEEQDNQLFALSYGKPGGSTSHGLHNEEFPGDKRKSVIEGQINVETAGKRSASKSHLNAEKVVTLDELAKRAGKLNKLLKFQKRAEEIGETKPVQDLYDTWTPSGNPLAEYENKLATSMVKSSPTSVVNQQKQLRESDSLQYQHISNSFVAPSTYGNLLNQCPAIPALSNIQSGEFYQQPLLSCYNVSPGKANQVKRSVKVAATPLSMTPQEKIEKLRRRQQMQALFAIQKQQQQFTNQVPCINHSIIQKSTQENQFPHIGGADIEDHSVPASFDPASPREQDDSNTVSVVIDDCSLEETVLYQLQDIITKLDVRIRLCIRDSLYRLAQNAMQRHHANGTSCNNKSGRDENKVAKEENKNYNRMSEAETETNPIDRAVAHLLFHRPLELSGKHTGTPESPASVKFPFEHKSAGLMSLPMGCVSDNSQVKQNLSHQVSKVPSPLMDSQPVEQFKNSPCLDTSKNASTYGPADGAPEEVEASQ, encoded by the exons ATGGGTAGCGAAGTCTCTAACAGTTTGGTTGAAGTAACTAAATGCAGTTCAGACAATG CAGAGACAGCTGAACTTGGTAAAgatcctgaaaattttcaaaatcccaGTGAAGGTAAAGAACAAGGTGATTTAGTTGACTACAGCTGGGCTAACATTGGAAGTTTTGATGATCTTGATCGAATTTTTAG CAATGATGACCCAATATTTGGCAATGTAAGTTTTGGTAGTGCTTATGAGTTATGGTCCTCATCTAAAGAGGTAACAGACAGCCCAGGGAAATCCTTTCCTACTACCTTGGACTCTCCTAGCATAGGGATTGGAGCATTAAAGAGCACATCTGAGCCTTTGGAACTCAAAAGTGAGTATGAGGAACAAGATAACCAGTTATTTGCCCTTAGCTATGGGAAACCAGGTGGTTCTACATCTCATGGTCTGCACAATGAAGAATTTCCTGGAGATAAAAGAAAATCCGTAATTGAGGGGCAG ATTAATGTGGAAACTGCAGGGAAAAGAAGTGCATCAAAGTCTCATCTCAATGCTGAAAAAGTTGTGACCCTTGATGAATTGGCTAAAAGG GCAGGCAAGTTGAATAAgctattgaaatttcaaaaacgAGCTGAAGAAATAGGTGAGACAAAACCGGTACAGGACTTATACGATACCTGGACTCCGTCTGGAAACCCATTGGCTGAATATGAAAATAAGTTGGCTACCTCCATGGTAAAATCTTCTCCAACTTCAGTTGTAAATCAGCAGAAGCAGCTTCGAGAATCTGACTCGCTGCAGTACCAACACATCTCCAATTCATTTGTAGCCCCTTCTACATATGGGAATCTTTTAAACCAATGTCCTGCAATACCTGCTTTATCCAACATCCAGTCTGGTGAATTTTATCAGCAACCCTTACTTTCTTGTTATAATGTTTCCCCTGGTAAGGCGAATCAGGTAAAAAGATCAGTTAAGGTTGCTGCTACACCCTTGAGCATGACACCTCAGGAAAAAATAGAAAAGCTGAGGCGGCGTCAACAAATGCAAGCACTGTTTGCCATTCAGAAACAACAGCAGCAGTTTACCAATCAAGTTCCATGTATCAATCACTCTATCATTCAAAAATCTACTCAAGAAAATCAATTTCCTCACATTGGAGGAGCCGATATTGAAGATCATAGTGTTCCTGCCTCTTTTGACCCAGCCTCGCCTCGAGAGCAAGATGATTCTAACACAGTCTCTGTTGTAATTGATGACTGTTCACTGGAGGAAACAGTACTTTATCAGCTACAAGATATAATCACAAAG TTGGATGTGAGAATTAGACTTTGCATAAGAGATAGCTTGTACCGGTTGGCTCAAAACGCAATGCAGAGACATCATGCTAATGGCACTAGCTGTAATAACAAAAGTGGCAGGGATGAAAATAAAGTTGcgaaagaagaaaataagaatTATAACAG GATGTCAGAGGCTGAAACTGAGACCAATCCAATTGACCGTGCTGTTGCTCATTTACTCTTCCATCGGCCTCTGGAGTTGTCTGGAAAGCATACTGGGACACCTGAATCGCCTGCTTCTGTAAAATTCCCATTTGAACACAAATCTGCTGGTTTAATGAGTTTGCCGATGGGTTGCGTATCAGACAATTCACAAGTTAAACAAAACCTTTCGCACCAGGTATCAAAAGTTCCTTCCCCATTGATGGATTCCCAACCAGTGGAGCAATTTAAGAACAGCCCTTGCTTAGATACTTCCAAGAATGCATCGACTTATGGGCCTGCAGACGGTGCACCTGAGGAGGTAGAGGCCTCGCAATGA
- the LOC107904722 gene encoding probable mediator of RNA polymerase II transcription subunit 26c isoform X1: protein MVMDLDDFRSVLETAGVDVWTFIDTAILAASLDYGEELKQRRDGIVERLYATSMVNGCKTCDFGERSNGYSVNKEGNLHESKGGEGRKGSPFKPQSDNEDDDLDPCGGVFDVEQKRVLEIKDLLEVPDQSEDSLVDLLQSLADMDITFQALKETDIGRHVNKFRKHSSNDVRRLVKQLVRKWKDIVDKWVMVNQPGEHESAALMDRDSPQQKLPQNGGQQVPDDVYSANPHNGSLGLNKNNSEPERKLKSIPHRKDPPIRHTHSTPPQNVQRQREEKESKFDSDRLASARKRLQESYKEAENAKRQRTVQVMDINELPKPKNGFFAKNKGSGSQGRQW, encoded by the exons aTGGTAATGGATTTGGATGATTTCAGATCGGTTCTCGAAACAGCAGGTGTTGATGTGTGGACATTTATTGATACAGCAATCCTGGCAGCTTCTTTAGATTACGGTGAAGAGTTGAAGCAAAGGAGAGATGGGATTGTGGAGAGGCTTTATGCTACTTCCATGGTTAATGGATGTAAAACCTGTGATTTTGGTGAGAGATCAAATGGATATTCAGTTAATAAAGAAGGCAACCTCCATGAAAGTAAAGGTGGGGAAGGACGAAAAGGGTCACCTTTTAAGCCTCAATCCGATAATGAAGATGATGATCTGGACCCTTGTGGAGGCGTGTTTGATGTTGAACAAAAAAGGGTCCTTGAAATTAAGGACCTTCTTGAAGTACCTGATCAG TCTGAAGATTCTTTGGTCGATTTGCTTCAAAGCTTGGCGGATATGGATATAACATTTCAAGCACTCAAG GAAACTGATATTGGGAGACATGTAAACAAATTCAGAAAGCATTCATCAAATGATGTTAGGAGATTAGTGAAGCAACTTGTCAG GAAATGGAAAGATATTGTAGATAAATGGGTAATGGTGAATCAGCCAGGAGAACATGAATCTGCTGCACTTATGG ATAGAGATTCACCACAGCAAAAGCTTCCTCAAAATGGTGGTCAACAG GTTCCTGATGATGTCTACTCTGCAAACCCGCATA ATGGGAGTCTTGGTTTAAACAAGAATAATTCAGAACCTGAAAGGAAGTTAAAGTCAATCCCTCATCGAAAAGATCCTCCAATTAGACATACTCACTCAACTCCTCCACAAAATGTGCAG AGACAGAGAGAAGAAAAGGAAAGCAAATTTGACTCTGACAGGCTGGCTTCTGCAAGGAAAAGGCTTCAAGAAAGTTATAAAGAAGCTGAAAATG CCAAAAGGCAAAGAACAGTACAAGTGATGGACATTAATGAGCTACCAAAACCCAAGAACGGTTTCTTTGCAAAAAACAAAGGAAGTGGCTCTCAAGGGAGGCAGTGGTGA
- the LOC107904722 gene encoding probable mediator of RNA polymerase II transcription subunit 26c isoform X2: MVNGCKTCDFGERSNGYSVNKEGNLHESKGGEGRKGSPFKPQSDNEDDDLDPCGGVFDVEQKRVLEIKDLLEVPDQSEDSLVDLLQSLADMDITFQALKETDIGRHVNKFRKHSSNDVRRLVKQLVRKWKDIVDKWVMVNQPGEHESAALMDRDSPQQKLPQNGGQQVPDDVYSANPHNGSLGLNKNNSEPERKLKSIPHRKDPPIRHTHSTPPQNVQRQREEKESKFDSDRLASARKRLQESYKEAENAKRQRTVQVMDINELPKPKNGFFAKNKGSGSQGRQW; the protein is encoded by the exons ATGGTTAATGGATGTAAAACCTGTGATTTTGGTGAGAGATCAAATGGATATTCAGTTAATAAAGAAGGCAACCTCCATGAAAGTAAAGGTGGGGAAGGACGAAAAGGGTCACCTTTTAAGCCTCAATCCGATAATGAAGATGATGATCTGGACCCTTGTGGAGGCGTGTTTGATGTTGAACAAAAAAGGGTCCTTGAAATTAAGGACCTTCTTGAAGTACCTGATCAG TCTGAAGATTCTTTGGTCGATTTGCTTCAAAGCTTGGCGGATATGGATATAACATTTCAAGCACTCAAG GAAACTGATATTGGGAGACATGTAAACAAATTCAGAAAGCATTCATCAAATGATGTTAGGAGATTAGTGAAGCAACTTGTCAG GAAATGGAAAGATATTGTAGATAAATGGGTAATGGTGAATCAGCCAGGAGAACATGAATCTGCTGCACTTATGG ATAGAGATTCACCACAGCAAAAGCTTCCTCAAAATGGTGGTCAACAG GTTCCTGATGATGTCTACTCTGCAAACCCGCATA ATGGGAGTCTTGGTTTAAACAAGAATAATTCAGAACCTGAAAGGAAGTTAAAGTCAATCCCTCATCGAAAAGATCCTCCAATTAGACATACTCACTCAACTCCTCCACAAAATGTGCAG AGACAGAGAGAAGAAAAGGAAAGCAAATTTGACTCTGACAGGCTGGCTTCTGCAAGGAAAAGGCTTCAAGAAAGTTATAAAGAAGCTGAAAATG CCAAAAGGCAAAGAACAGTACAAGTGATGGACATTAATGAGCTACCAAAACCCAAGAACGGTTTCTTTGCAAAAAACAAAGGAAGTGGCTCTCAAGGGAGGCAGTGGTGA
- the LOC107904723 gene encoding translation initiation factor eIF-2B subunit beta, with protein MPDTQALVNDFLNKLKKRKIEGSQATAKQTAELLRSVISQTRMPYTNQAAALIHSVKAVGERLIAANPVELAVGNVVRRVLHIVREEDLSLTTAAMAGLNLSAESDDEDDTDRDNHPALSAAAIAAASRSTLRPPSLQTLLEDVPDSAAVPHTSSSGGDSEGKSKSADKSSRSRKLKHDVIEAVNELIQDISTCHELIAEQAVEHIHQNEVILTLGSSRTVLEFLCAAKEKKRSFRVFVAEGAPRYQGHLLAKELVTRGLQTTLITDSAVFAMISRVNMVIVGAHAVMANGGVIAPVGLNMVALAAQKHAVPFVVLAGSHKLCPLYPHHPEVLLNELRSPSELLDFGEFSDCLDFGSGIGAPLLHVVNPTFDYVPPKLVSLFITDTGGHNPSYMYRLIADYYSADDLVLERRTTSGN; from the exons ATGCCAGACACGCAAGCTCTCGTCAATGATTTTCTTAACAAGCTTAAAAAACG TAAGATTGAGGGTTCACAAGCAACAGCGAAGCAGACAGCGGAACTGCTTCGGTCAGTGATTTCTCAAACTCGAATGCCTTATACAAACCAGGCTGCTGCTTTGATTCATTCGGTTAAAGCTGTTGGAGAACGATTGATTGCTGCAAATCCTGTCG AGCTTGCTGTGGGTAATGTTGTGAGGCGTGTTTTGCACATTGTCAGAGAGGAGGATCTTTCTCTGACAACAGCTGCTATGGCTGGATTGAACTTATCTGCTGAAAGTGACGATGAAGATGACACTGATAGAGACAACCACCCAGCGTTATCGGCTGCTGCCATTGCTGCTGCTTCTAGAAGCACTTTACGTCCACCTTCCTTGCAGACATTACTTGAGGATGTGCCTGACTCTGCAGCAGTTCCTCATACATCTTCTTCTGGCGGAGATTCTGAAGGAAAAAGCAAAT CTGCTGACAAAAGTTCAAGAAGTCGGAAGCTGAAGCATGATGTCATTGAAGCAGTCAATGAGCTTATTCAAGACATTAGTACTTGCCACGAACTGATTGCTGAGCAAGCAGTAGAGCATATACATCAAAA TGAGGTGATATTAACTTTAGGCAGTTCAAGAACTGTGTTGGAATTTCTTTGTGCTGCAAAAGAGAAGAAACGATCATTTCGGGTATTTGTTGCTGAAGGTGCTCCAAG GTATCAGGGGCATCTTCTTGCAAAAGAATTGGTTACTAGAGGTCTACAAACTACTCTGATTACTGACTCTGCAGTTTTCGCCATGATTTCCCGAGTAAACATG GTTATTGTTGGAGCTCATGCGGTCATGGCTAATGGTGGGGTCATAGCACCAGTTGGGCTGAACATGGTTGCCCTTGCTGCTCAGAAGCATGCTGTCCCATTTGTTGTACTTGCCGGCAGTCACAAG TTATGCCCCTTGTATCCACATCACCCTGAAGTGTTGCTGAATGAATTGCGGTCCCCATCTGAGTTGCTAGATTTTGGAGAATTCTCGGATTGCTTGGATTTTGGAAGTGGCATTGGTGCCCCTCTTCTTCATGTTGTCAATCCAACATTCGACTATGTGCCACCGAAGCTTGTTAGTCTCTTTATAACTGATAC CGGAGGGCATAATCCATCATACATGTACCGCCTGATTGCGGATTATTACTCTGCCGATGATCTTGTACTGGAACGAAGAACTACTTCAGGAAATTAA